One part of the Lytechinus pictus isolate F3 Inbred chromosome 3, Lp3.0, whole genome shotgun sequence genome encodes these proteins:
- the LOC129256974 gene encoding uncharacterized protein LOC129256974, whose translation MGDGLIRNIIAACCFISCCRTFLVLVYLIPESKPPDHYPLGYTVIRKEYTAAPARVIAGNVSFEGFHDDSDDARQKMVEDGEELARQRRKDYNEGLEVDIEGVPVAEVSQNFDLMPAGGCPDSGRGIFLLTLVHSLPPHFEQRQAIRETWARNSSHGAGARVAVIFVTPGVSPRPEVMKGLKKEAAIHNDIIHSVAGDSLRTFRPSSKVLLSMMGWTLNYCTHAKFVLFAHDELFINFHHVVARLKLVTPKPFRTFSIGRVKKLAKVERNAVKWDYVPESVFPKETYPNYCVGGAGFVMSLPFIRQVHPRAVQFNKEVNVFPASDVMAGIVINQLKAEPLYHEEFHKSGGEANYCDLRDTLTLGDFNTPKLMHGAWRNHTDRMNCPSPVPNATEIKWWTKNVDHRQYFSNVFQFIHTPKSFCKDKDITLLALVSTHPHNANLRSAIRVTWGSPDYTKAMKVRVLFVLGRAAVETPGTVDLVQKESDNFGDILQANFVESFHNLTLKVILGLRWASSECSSAKFVYKGDDDMLVNFEHMTGYLNQLPVFKSQNIFMGNLMTMSPAIRTPSKYQIHREVYPFKYFLPYFSGGGYIMSATTVQKMSRMSETTRLIPIDDAYAGILAYRCGVSLMHAGGFIVGGSRRDACRLRKAFNMHGFKRTTIFIATWKTFREPKIQCREDDHKKNWSHIA comes from the coding sequence ATGGGGGACGGTCTCATTAGAAACATCATTGCAGCATGCTGCTTCATCTCGTGTTGCCGAACCTTCCTCGTACTGGTGTACTTAATTCCAGAGAGCAAACCACCTGATCACTATCCACTTGGTTACACCGTCATCAGGAAGGAGTACACTGCTGCTCCAGCTCGTGTAATTGCTGGAAATGTAAGCTTTGAAGGTTTTCATGACGACAGTGACGACGCGCGACAGAAGATGGTAGAGGATGGAGAAGAGTTGGCGCGCCAAAGACGCAAAGATTACAATGAAGGTTTAGAAGTGGATATCGAGGGGGTACCTGTGGCAGAAGTATCACAAAACTTTGATCTGATGCCTGCTGGAGGATGTCCGGATTCTGGGAGGGGAATCTTCCTTCTTACCCTTGTCCATTCCTTACCACCACATTTCGAGCAGAGACAGGCGATAAGAGAGACATGGGCGAGGAATTCATCGCACGGGGCTGGTGCGCGCGTGGCTGTTATTTTCGTAACCCCTGGCGTCAGTCCAAGACCAGAAGTAATGAAAGGATTGAAGAAAGAAGCAGCtattcataatgatataattcATAGCGTTGCTGGAGATTCACTGCGTACATTTCGACCATCATCCAAAGTCCTTCTCTCCATGATGGGCTGGACACTCAACTACTGCACCCATGCTAAATTCGTGCTCTTTGCTCATGACGAGCTCTTTATCAACTTTCATCATGTGGTAGCACGCCTAAAACTGGTTACGCCTAAACCATTTAGGACGTTCTCCATTGGCAGGGTCAAGAAACTAGCCAAAGTGGAGCGAAATGCTGTCAAGTGGGATTATGTACCCGAATCTGTGTTCCCGAAAGAAACATACCCAAATTATTGTGTTGGGGGAGCCGGTTTTGTTATGTCTCTACCTTTTATTAGACAGGTTCACCCTAGGGCTGTGCAATTCAACAAAGAGGTAAATGTCTTTCCAGCGAGTGATGTTATGGCAGGCATCGTAATAAACCAACTCAAAGCAGAGCCACTATACCATGAAGAATTCCACAAATCAGGTGGAGAAGCAAACTACTGTGACTTGCGAGATACTCTCACCCTAGGTGACTTTAACACCCCAAAGCTGATGCATGGTGCTTGGAGAAACCACACAGACAGGATGAACTGTCCCAGTCCTGTTCCGAATGCCACTGAAATTAAGTGGTGGACTAAAAATGTTGATCATCGCCAGTACTTTAGCAACGTTTTCCAGTTCATCCACACGCCAAAATCATTTTGCAAAGATAAGGACATCACATTACTAGCGTTAGTGAGCACACATCCTCACAATGCAAATCTCAGAAGTGCCATACGAGTTACCTGGGGTAGTCCAGACTATACCAAAGCAATGAAAGTACGGGTGTTGTTTGTTCTCGGTAGAGCAGCAGTAGAGACACCCGGAACCGTTGACCTCGTTCAGAAGGAGTCCGACAACTTTGGGGATATTCTTCAAGCAAATTTTGTAGAATCGTTCCATAATCTAACTTTGAAGGTCATTCTAGGCCTACGTTGGGCGTCCAGTGAATGTTCATCAGCGAAGTTCGTCTACAAAGGGGATGATGATATGTTAGTCAACTTTGAGCATATGACCGGCTATCTCAACCAACTCCCAGTATTCAAATCGCAAAATATTTTTATGGGGAACCTTATGACAATGAGCCCCGCCATCAGAACGCCCTCCAAATACCAAATCCACAGGGAAGTCTATCCATTCAAGTATTTTCTGCCGTACTTCTCTGGAGGTGGCTATATCATGTCTGCTACCACGGTGCAGAAGATGTCTCGTATGTCAGAGACCACAAGGTTGATCCCTATAGATGATGCCTATGCAGGAATACTTGCCTACCGATGTGGAGTATCGTTAATGCATGCTGGTGGCTTTATTGTTGGAGGAAGTAGACGCGACGCATGTAGGTTACGGAAAGCATTTAACATGCATGGATTTAAACGAACTACAATCTTTATCGCAACGTGGAAAACATTTCGTGAGCCTAAAATCCAATGCCGGGAGGACGACCATAAGAAAAATTGGTCCCATATCGCTTGA